A single Triticum dicoccoides isolate Atlit2015 ecotype Zavitan chromosome 2A, WEW_v2.0, whole genome shotgun sequence DNA region contains:
- the LOC119354727 gene encoding pentatricopeptide repeat-containing protein ELI1, chloroplastic-like yields MSAAVLPSVAPARDSGGHHVALTADRAASLLAACSTARRASELHAAVVRTGLDSDRAVAFRLQRAYAASGRLGLSLTLLRRTQDPTAIFYTSAIHAHSSRGLHLTALALLSDMLSEGLLPTAHTLSASLPACRGLALGRALHAYAFKLALSGDSYVATALLSMYARAGDSAAARALFDEMPDPHVVSVTAMLTCYANMGALDDARRLFDGLPRKDFICWNAMIDGYTQHGKPNEALQLFRRMLRSSVEPDEVTVVLVLSAVAQLGTVESGKWLHSYVKNSRRVQLNVRVGTALIDMYCKCGSLEDAVAVFHSIGDKDIVVWNAMINGYAMHGDSRKALEMFVQLREQGLWPTDITFIGLLNACNHSGLVEEGRRFFQSMGHEYGIDPKIEHFGCMVDLLGRAGLIEEAFHLVQNMTITPDAVMWVSLLAACRLHKNMALGQRIADFLVAKGLANSGMYILLSNIYAAVGKWEEVARVRSMMKASGIQKEPGCSAIEIDRKVYEFIAGDMSHPCTNEIYAMLDKMNGLVKEHGHVPQTELVLHDLDEATKEKALAVHSEKLAVAFGLISTQPGATIKIVKNLRACSDCHAVLKLISKITNRKIVFRDRNRFHHFVDGSCTCGDYW; encoded by the coding sequence ATGTCCGCCGCAGTGCTCCCCTCCGTCGCCCCAGCCAGGGACTCCGGCGGCCACCATGTCGCCCTCACCGCCGATCGCGCTGCGTCGCTCCTTGCCGCCTGCTCGACCGCCCGCCGCGCCTCCGAGCTTCACGCGGCCGTGGTCCGCACGGGCCTCGACAGCGACCGGGCCGTCGCCTTCCGCCTGCAGCGCGCCTACGCCGCGTCCGGCCGCCTCGGCCTCTCGCTAACCCTCCTCCGCCGCACCCAGGACCCCACCGCCATCTTCTACACCTCCGCCATCCATGCCCACTCCTCCCGCGGCCTCCACCTCACCGCGCTCGCGCTCCTCTCCGACATGCTGTCCGAGGGTCTCCTGCCCACCGCCCACACCCTCTCCGCATCCCTCCCCGCTTGCCGCGGACTCGccctggggcgcgccctgcacGCGTACGCTTTCAAGCTGGCCCTCTCCGGCGACTCCTACGTCGCCACCGCGCTGCTCAGCATGTACGCGCGGGCGGGGGACTCCGCCGCCGCTCGTGCTCTTTTCGACGAGATGCCAGATCCGCACGTCGTGTCTGTCACGGCGATGCTCACCTGCTACGCGAACATGGGGGCGCTGGACGACGCGCGCAGGCTGTTCGACGGGTTGCCCAGGAAGGACTTCATCTGTTGGAACGCGATGATTGACGGGTACACGCAGCACGGGAAGCCTAATGAAGCGCTCCAATTGTTCCGGCGGATGCTGAGATCGAGCGTTGAGCCTGACGAGGTGACAGTTGTGCTGGTGCTGTCTGCGGTTGCACAGCTTGGTACGGTGGAGTCAGGGAAGTGGCTTCATTCCTATGTCAAGAACAGTCGGCGTGTTCAACTCAATGTCAGAGTGGGCACGGCACTCATTGACATGTACTGCAAGTGCGGAAGCTTGGAGGACGCGGTTGCCGTATTCCACAGCATTGGTGACAAAGATATTGTTGTGTGGAACGCCATGATCAATGGTTATGCAATGCACGGAGATAGCAGAAAGGCACTGGAGATGTTTGTGCAATTGCGGGAGCAGGGCCTGTGGCCGACAGATATCACCTTCATTGGTTTGCTCAATGCGTGCAATCATTCTGGGCTGGTTGAGGAGGGCCGCAGGTTCTTCCAGTCAATGGGGCATGAGTACGGCATTGATCCCAAGATCGAGCACTTTGGTTGCATGGTGGACCTTCTGGGTCGTGCGGGGCTCATAGAAGAAGCATTCCATCTTGTGCAGAACATGACAATAACACCTGACGCTGTCATGTGGGTGTCACTACTTGCTGCATGCCGGCTTCACAAGAACATGGCGTTAGGCCAGCGGATTGCGGACTTCCTTGTTGCCAAGGGGTTAGCCAACTCAGGGATGTATATCCTCCTTTCCAACATCTATGCAGCTGTCGGTAAATGGGAAGAAGTGGCGCGGGTGCGGTCGATGATGAAGGCTAGTGGTATCCAGAAAGAGCCTGGGTGCAGTGCTATTGAGATAGACCGCAAGGTATACGAGTTCATTGCGGGGGATATGAGCCACCCCTGCACCAATGAAATATATGCCATGTTAGACAAGATGAATGGCCTTGTGAAGGAGCATGGACATGTTCCGCAAACAGAGCTGGTTCTGCATGACCTGGACGAGGCCACGAAGGAGAAGGCACTTGCGGTCCACAGCGAGAAGCTTGCCGTTGCATTTGGACTGATAAGCACGCAGCCTGGGGCAACGATCAAGATTGTCAAGAACCTACGGGCGTGCTCTGACTGCCATGCAGTGCTGAAGCTGATATCCAAGATCACTAACAGGAAGATCGTGTTCAGAGACAGAAACAGATTCCACCATTTTGTCGACGGGTCCTGCACTTGTGGAGATTACTGGTGA
- the LOC119354728 gene encoding F-box/FBD/LRR-repeat protein At5g22700-like: MLLPVGNHGGDGDCGTVQLAAEIEELSLGSTGGLGDRLSALPDDILHSILLRVPSTPAAARTCVLSRRWRGIWAQLPEIRFPFPSDPAAVGPALAAGPALRLLHVACRDDTGANAWLRTAASRLIAGGELYFYNRTPGEEKGQAEALSWQCRTFELPCFETAAKVWLRLGFVDLGLPPTGVFFRLTELRLEHVNLECGFQLGDMVSSPRCPALRELCIARARGVASLCIISQTLERLELDILHGLEELTVVAPMLRALNVHACFAWRKPVAAIYASRLEVLWWSDAFDPSFVLFSDVHNLQQLTTFDIHVYGRFDYALLQDYVMLLQHFPTVSCLDLKLNYQRDLSQYEYLMGIITKLPNIKILSLWLHTKGHAIGPSVFHLLSKCPGVRELKLTLLDNLEVDTPCTSVCACGQQQNWSTSYTLDVLDEVEIRNFRGLKHDFAFVDMLFGVSTAIKKMTITLHHLASPSEELCSLGNLGTCFEINYNTSKVSNAPPDSLFPKTPDDCCE; encoded by the exons ATGCTTCTTCCTGTGGGCAaccacggcggcgacggcgactgcgGCACCGTTCAGCTCGCCGCCGAGATCGAGGAGCTCTCCTTGGGTTCCACGGGCGGTCTAGGCGACCGTCTCAGCGCGCTCCCCGACGATATCCTCCATTCCATCCTCTTGCGCGTCCCTTCCACCCCCGCCGCCGCCCGGACCTGCGTCCTCTCACGCCGCTGGCGCGGCATCTGGGCCCAGCTCCCGGAGATCCGATTCCCCTTCCCCTCCGACCCGGCCGCCGTCGGCCCCGCGCTCGCCGCTGGCCCggccctccgcctcctccacgttGCGTGCCGCGACGACACCGGCGCGAACGCTTGGCTCCGCACCGCCGCGAGCCGCCTCATCGCAGGCGGAGAGCTTTACTTCTACAACAGGACGCCGGGGGAGGAGAAGGGGCAGGCGGAGGCGCTGTCCTGGCAGTGCCGCACCTTCGAGCTGCCCTGCTTCGAGACGGCTGCCAAGGTATGGCTCCGCCTAGGGTTCGTCGACCTGGGGCTCCCACCGACCGGCGTGTTCTTCAGGCTCACTGAGCTGCGCTTGGAACACGTGAATTTGGAGTGTGGTTTCCAGCTCGGCGACATGGTCTCGTCGCCACGGTGCCCGGCGCTGCGGGAGCTCTGCATTGCAAGGGCCCGGGGAGTGGCCAGCCTCTGCATCATCTCGCAGACACTTGAGCGTCTTGAATTGGATATTCTGCATGGACTTGAGGAGCTCACTGTTGTTGCGCCAATGCTCAGAGCGTTGAATGTGCACGCTTGCTTTGCTTGGAGGAAGCCAGTCGCTGCCATTTATGCATCGAGGCTGGAGGTTCTCTGGTGGAGTGATGCATTTGATCCGAGCTTCGTACTGTTCAGTGACGTGCATAATCTCCAGCAGCTGACCACCTTCGACATTCATGTTTATGGGCGCTTTGATTACGCACTCCTTCAGGATTATGTGATGCTCTTACAGCACTTTCCAACTGTCTCCTGCCTTGACCTCAAACTGAACTATCAACGT GATTTAAGTCAGTATGAATACTTGATGGGTATCATAACCAAGCTTCCCAACATTAAGATTTTGTCTCTGTGGTTACACACAAAAGGACATGCAATTGGGCCTTCTGTGTTCCATCTGCTGAGCAAATGTCCTGGTGTTAGAGAGCTGAAGCTGACATTACTTGATAACTTAGAG GTGGATACACCATGCACATCGGTTTGTGCTTGTGGTCAGCAACAGAACTGGAGTACATCTTACACCTTGGATGTCCTTGACGAAGTGGAAATCCGTAACTTCAGAGGATTGAAACATGATTTTGCCTTTGTGGATATGCTGTTTGGTGTGTCCACGGCAATAAAGAAGATGACGATAACACTCCATCATCTGGCCAGTCCAAGTGAGGAGCTCTGCAGCTTGGGCAACCTGGGGACCTGTTTCGAAATAAATTATAATACGAGCAAGGTGTCGAATGCACCGCCCGACAGCCTGTTCCCAAAGACTCCGGATGACTGTTGTGAATAG